The following are encoded together in the Bradyrhizobium sp. CCGUVB1N3 genome:
- a CDS encoding carbohydrate ABC transporter permease, with product MIWVPLLLSAAHLVSFSLWTIWISFTPSTLVPVSGWVGLRNYTSVLATRNWNIAFDNLLLFGSAFVLLSLVTGLMLAILIDQRIRGENVLRSIFLYPLAVSFVVTGTVWSWLLKPGLGIQKLVQDLGWTSFRFDWLVDRDMAIWTIVIAAIWQSSGFAMALFLAGLRSVDADLIKAAQIDGAGPVRMYRRVILPTLWPITVTVIVIQLQFAISTFDLVRALTNGGPGLATQLPALVVYDLMFQRGLLGRGAAAAVLMLLILLAVLLPYAAWRYLQRRRAAHA from the coding sequence ATGATCTGGGTGCCGCTTCTGTTATCGGCGGCGCACCTAGTTTCGTTTTCGCTGTGGACGATCTGGATCTCGTTCACGCCATCCACGCTTGTCCCGGTCTCGGGCTGGGTGGGTCTGCGCAACTACACGTCGGTCCTGGCGACCCGGAACTGGAACATCGCCTTCGACAATCTTCTGCTGTTTGGCAGCGCTTTCGTGCTGCTGAGTTTGGTGACCGGCCTCATGCTTGCGATCCTGATCGACCAGCGCATTCGCGGCGAGAACGTGCTGCGATCCATCTTCCTCTACCCCCTCGCGGTATCGTTCGTCGTCACCGGCACGGTCTGGAGTTGGCTGCTCAAACCCGGCCTTGGGATCCAGAAGCTCGTCCAGGACCTAGGCTGGACCTCCTTCCGCTTCGACTGGCTGGTCGACCGCGACATGGCAATCTGGACGATCGTCATCGCTGCGATCTGGCAATCCTCGGGCTTCGCCATGGCGCTGTTCCTCGCCGGCCTCCGGTCCGTCGATGCCGACCTGATCAAGGCCGCGCAGATCGACGGCGCCGGGCCGGTCCGCATGTACCGGCGCGTGATCCTGCCGACACTCTGGCCGATCACCGTCACCGTCATCGTCATCCAGCTGCAGTTCGCCATTTCGACCTTCGATCTCGTGCGCGCGCTTACCAACGGCGGTCCTGGACTTGCGACCCAGCTGCCGGCTCTCGTCGTCTACGACCTGATGTTCCAGCGGGGCTTGCTCGGTCGCGGTGCGGCGGCGGCTGTGCTCATGTTGTTGATTCTTCTCGCGGTGCTGCTGCCGTACGCCGCGTGGCGATATCTCCAGCGACGGCGGGCGGCTCATGCGTGA
- a CDS encoding ABC transporter substrate-binding protein: protein MPITTTRRRLLAGSAAALALPAFARAQSAVKPRLTVISQWSAGSDGAAITALGKKFEEKGGVWQHSPVPGFTTEMMNKLRAQIIAGDPPACSQLKGPEIAAWSKIAPTVNLDALVAAAGYEKVVAPDLARLHKPGGKWISLPLQIYSTNMLFLSKRAMDKAKADKIPVTWADFNDLAEKMKAGGVAYPIANGGTRPDDGQKFEASFAGISPTSYRAALMNLDEKALKGPEIRAAFAQVRKIADWMDPNVGAQPFATNLKRFVDGDMGMMIQGGWAQGVLRNAGFKFDDFVIAPGPSDNSKPVFLLNADAFIFWQRSEPDLQAGQTLMAQLVMDPAIQTMYSQITGSIPVRTDVDLSGAGWSDGQRRTAAALKDAVANNQAVLSLAHNMAQENGLTAAMIDVITEYVKNKTITPEQAVTRLAEAVEGAR from the coding sequence ATGCCGATCACAACAACAAGGCGTCGTCTGCTCGCTGGATCCGCTGCCGCGCTGGCACTGCCGGCATTTGCTCGCGCGCAAAGCGCGGTCAAGCCGAGACTGACCGTCATCTCGCAATGGTCCGCAGGCAGCGATGGCGCGGCTATCACGGCGCTCGGCAAGAAATTCGAGGAGAAGGGCGGGGTTTGGCAGCACTCGCCCGTCCCCGGGTTCACCACCGAGATGATGAACAAGCTACGTGCTCAGATCATAGCCGGCGATCCGCCAGCCTGTTCGCAACTCAAGGGCCCCGAGATTGCCGCCTGGTCGAAAATAGCCCCGACCGTCAATCTCGATGCCCTTGTCGCTGCCGCCGGCTACGAAAAGGTTGTGGCTCCAGATCTTGCACGATTGCATAAGCCGGGGGGCAAGTGGATTTCGCTGCCGTTGCAAATCTACAGCACCAATATGCTGTTTCTCTCCAAACGTGCGATGGACAAGGCCAAGGCCGACAAGATCCCCGTCACCTGGGCTGACTTCAACGATCTCGCCGAGAAGATGAAAGCGGGCGGTGTCGCATATCCCATCGCCAACGGCGGCACCCGCCCCGACGACGGGCAGAAATTCGAGGCCTCCTTCGCCGGCATCAGTCCGACTTCATACCGCGCAGCCCTCATGAATCTCGACGAGAAGGCCTTGAAGGGCCCCGAGATAAGAGCTGCCTTCGCTCAGGTGCGCAAGATCGCGGACTGGATGGACCCCAATGTGGGCGCCCAACCCTTTGCCACCAACCTGAAGCGTTTCGTCGACGGCGACATGGGCATGATGATCCAGGGCGGGTGGGCGCAGGGCGTGCTGCGCAATGCCGGTTTCAAGTTCGACGACTTTGTCATCGCCCCGGGCCCCAGCGACAACAGCAAGCCGGTGTTCCTGTTGAATGCCGATGCCTTCATATTCTGGCAGCGCAGTGAGCCCGATCTACAGGCCGGTCAGACGCTGATGGCCCAGCTCGTCATGGATCCGGCGATCCAGACAATGTATTCGCAGATCACGGGATCGATACCCGTGCGCACCGATGTCGACCTCTCTGGCGCCGGCTGGTCGGACGGTCAACGGCGAACTGCTGCAGCTTTGAAAGACGCTGTCGCCAATAATCAGGCCGTCCTGAGCCTCGCGCACAACATGGCGCAGGAAAACGGCCTGACCGCGGCGATGATCGACGTGATCACAGAGTATGTGAAGAACAAGACGATTACGCCGGAGCAGGCGGTCACCCGCCTCGCCGAGGCCGTCGAGGGGGCGCGTTGA
- a CDS encoding ROK family protein produces MSEQPRSRRQTRAAILGHLLKSGGMFRPPLARAVRLSEASLSRILFDLKAEGLIEEVRRPAPYFGGPTGLVSLDKSVALGAFELTAQRLSVGVGTLSGELSSVERLPLPTTLTVESVGGVFRDAGQLLRSWTRRRGIDLAQIGISVPGLGRSSDNPIIPCDVALVRNMFGEMFADAPVEFTNSVVAHAMFHRYRTGDYPFTGAHLFVFVGQGVAGAWVDDAVEANASRPVELGHMVFGEGGPRCRCGHHGCVEAYTSLPAQAELLGVAEADLLQLGDNWVNQIPIPLRVRQELRRRLFRLGLAIGNTLNVKPSPGVVISGWPSLLAEDDRKSVVEGIDTSLLGGRKLAEVSLAFVPPSNGNDPNAALAFAACCLACRGGMPAASTEAA; encoded by the coding sequence ATGTCGGAGCAGCCGAGAAGTCGGCGGCAGACGCGTGCAGCCATTCTTGGGCATCTGCTCAAGTCAGGCGGCATGTTTCGGCCTCCTCTGGCGAGGGCGGTGCGCCTGTCCGAGGCGAGCCTGTCGCGCATCCTGTTTGACCTGAAGGCGGAAGGCCTGATCGAGGAAGTGAGGCGACCTGCGCCTTACTTCGGTGGCCCGACTGGCCTCGTGTCGCTCGACAAGTCCGTGGCATTGGGCGCGTTCGAGCTGACCGCGCAGCGGCTGAGCGTCGGCGTCGGCACGCTTTCGGGCGAGCTGAGTTCTGTCGAGCGTCTGCCACTGCCGACGACGCTGACCGTCGAATCCGTCGGCGGCGTGTTTCGCGATGCGGGGCAATTGCTGCGGAGCTGGACGCGGCGGCGCGGGATCGACCTCGCGCAGATCGGTATTTCGGTTCCGGGGCTCGGCCGTTCGAGCGACAATCCGATCATTCCCTGTGACGTCGCACTCGTTCGCAATATGTTTGGCGAGATGTTCGCGGATGCGCCGGTCGAGTTCACGAACTCGGTTGTGGCGCATGCGATGTTTCATCGCTACCGCACCGGAGATTATCCGTTTACAGGCGCCCATCTGTTCGTGTTTGTCGGTCAGGGTGTCGCAGGCGCATGGGTGGACGACGCGGTCGAGGCCAATGCCTCGCGGCCGGTCGAACTGGGGCACATGGTGTTCGGCGAGGGCGGTCCGCGATGCCGCTGCGGCCATCATGGCTGTGTCGAGGCCTACACGTCGCTCCCTGCGCAGGCCGAGCTTCTCGGTGTTGCCGAGGCGGATTTGCTCCAGCTCGGCGACAATTGGGTCAATCAAATCCCGATTCCGTTGCGCGTGCGTCAGGAGTTGCGGCGCCGGCTGTTCCGGCTCGGCCTTGCGATTGGCAATACGCTGAACGTGAAACCAAGTCCTGGCGTCGTCATTAGTGGCTGGCCATCCCTTCTCGCAGAGGACGACCGAAAGTCCGTGGTCGAGGGGATCGATACCAGCCTGCTCGGGGGGCGGAAGCTTGCCGAGGTGTCGCTCGCTTTCGTACCGCCTTCGAACGGTAACGATCCGAATGCCGCGCTCGCCTTTGCCGCCTGTTGTCTGGCGTGCCGCGGCGGCATGCCGGCCGCATCGACGGAGGCTGCCTGA